The following proteins are co-located in the Hydrogenophaga sp. RAC07 genome:
- a CDS encoding c-type cytochrome, which produces MKTIQRGFLACAVLLGVGAVSAQQATFDPGRQEFVNNCASCHGTDGKGNGPLGELLRKSPPDLTQLAKKNQGVLPINRLYGVIDGAGVPSHGSRDMPVWGREYRIDDAQQLREARGSYDSAELVRARILVLLEYISRLQAP; this is translated from the coding sequence ATGAAAACCATCCAGAGAGGATTCCTCGCGTGTGCCGTTCTGCTCGGCGTGGGAGCCGTTTCGGCACAGCAGGCCACGTTCGATCCGGGCAGGCAGGAGTTTGTCAACAACTGCGCCAGTTGCCACGGCACCGACGGCAAGGGCAATGGCCCGCTGGGCGAGCTGCTGCGCAAGAGTCCGCCCGACCTGACGCAGTTGGCGAAGAAGAACCAGGGTGTCTTGCCGATCAACCGTCTCTATGGCGTCATTGATGGCGCGGGTGTGCCCAGCCACGGCTCGCGCGACATGCCGGTCTGGGGTCGTGAGTACCGGATCGACGATGCCCAGCAATTGAGGGAGGCCCGCGGCAGCTACGACTCGGCCGAGCTGGTGCGTGCCCGCATCCTCGTGCTGCTCGAGTACATCAGCCGCCTTCAAGCGCCTTGA